In Fodinibius salicampi, the sequence CATGCGCATAAGGTCTAGGTCATGAGCCACTACAACGACACTGTCATTACTCAACTGGACGTCAATTTCAGCATATTCAGCATCGGTTTGGAAGGTGAGATCAAGTGCCTGAAGGGTGTTTTCAGGAGCGGGTGGTGGCCCCGCACGGTGGGCTATCACTTTTATATCAGAGTCTGAAGTTGATTTTGAAATTTCTGTAATCATATAGCCACTCAAAACAACGCTACTAAGAATAGCGACTGCAATAATTGAAACAAGAATCTTTGGCCGTAATGCATTTCCTAAAAAGGAGGTTAGTTTTTTGAGTTTCGGCCGGGAGGAAGGAGCTTTTGTGGATATGCCAACTTCTTGGTAATATAATTTTGTAATAAGTATGGAAACATGGGAGAAGCCCAGGAATGAAATAAGGGCATCGAGCATGAGAGAGCCTATTACATAAATGCCGGTAGAGAGGGCAATGAAGCGTACACTTTGGATGTAGTGACTCATCCAATTAATCACCCCAGTTGACAGGACAAAGAAAATACCGGCTGCTGTCAGCCCTACAAATAACCAAATACCAGTGATTACCAGGATGATTTTCAGGTTGCTTTTGGATTGTTTGAAATCCAGATTCCAGGCATAAATAAAAGATTCTCTCACTGATTTTTGACTATGTAAATAAGTCGGTAGTGTTAAAATACTTCTGGCAATACAATACATGGCACCTAACAGCCATATGACAAACCAGGCTGTAGAGGTCAATAGTGCAAGATGCCATTCAAGGGGTGTTTCAGACAGATAGTAGTTAATGTCGTAGGTATTAAGGTAATACTCATAAATAAAGCCGAGTCCTGCCAACAGCGGTAAAGCGAACAGTAGTCCCGCTGTAACTATGGTCAGACATAGACGAAAGAGTAGATGGATTTTACTGCTGATCCGGATAATAATATCACGGGAGCTTACTTTTTTACCATGGATATCATCCGTTACAATTTGTGATAAACCGGCAAATCGAATAACCCAAGCTGTAAGGGATAGGGCCGCAGCGAGCAAGATATATCCTAATCCAACCGGGGATAATAACCATGAAAGCAGATCTTCATTACCAACAATGAGATTACCGCTCCGAAAGAATTGTAAGCCTAATACGGCAGATGAGACAGGGGCTAAAATAATGGCAACGATCGCCCAAACGAAAAGGGTCCATATTGCCATCGGTTTCCATAAGTGAATGAGGCTTCTCCAAGCCGACCGGCTATGACGGGTATGAAAAATTTGAGAAAGATATTTCTTCATTACCCGACATAATAACCAATCAAAAATAGAATTCCATTAGTTTAAGTCTCGTATTACGGGTCTAAAGTTAGACTTGTTAATTAAATGCAGTTCCTACCAATCCATTTGGCGGGCCGTAATTATTCTTTTGAGTGAAAATACATTCAAATTTTTGATAATCACTATCGGTGTTTGGCCATAGGAAGGTTCCGTTGAGTTGTTCAACCAAGGTTTCAAGAAGAAGGTTATGTAGCGTTTTTTGCTTCTTAACGGCTACCTGGGATTCGATAATATTATCACCTTCAAGGATAACATGAACTTGTTTCCCATATTGGCGAAAGATTATGTCAAGCTCTTTTCTGTTATTAACATTGGTGGTTTCGAATATTAGACCAAACAACTCATTTAGAAGAAGTCCGCATGGAATAGCTTGGTTAATATTGAGAGATAAGTCAGTTTTATCAACATTCACTGTGATATTATGATTGTCAAGCTTTTGCTTGAAGGCCGGGGTATCAAACAGTTTCTTAATAAATTTATTGAAGGGGATATTATTTAAGTCTCCGCTTTGATACAAAACCTCATGGATAGAAGCAATGGTTAGTATTCTATCTTGTGTATCGGAAAGTTTTTTCTTCAGGTGCTCATTATCAGATTCATAAACCTGAAGTTCCACCAAGCTATTAATCAGAGCAAGATTGTTTTTGACCCGATGATGAAGTTCTGACAATAATAGCATCTTTTCATTCAGGGCCTCCTCAATTTTCTGGCGATATTGGCGCTGCTGAGAAATATCCACATAAATTCCGTAGGTGGCAATTATCTCTTCCTGAAACTCCACAGGAACATTACCGATAAGCACGGGTACTTCCTGCCCATCTTTTCGAAGACGTAGTGATTCTTTTTGAAAAGTTCGACCGTTTTGAGTAGCAGAAGACATGGCTTCTGCCTCAGCCTTTTTATGATGGGGAGCTAATAATGTGTTGATATCTTTTTGCTCTATCTCTTTTTTTCGATATCCAAAAATAGTTTCAAAACTTTTATTGATTTGTTTGATCTTATTTTCGTTATCTACAATAGCAATGCCTACCGGAGCATTTTGGAATAGTTGCTCGAGCATCAGCTGGTTTCTACGATTTTCTCGCTCAATATTCTTTTCTTCTGTTACGTCCAGCGCGGCTCCCGAAACATATTTATCTCCATCCTGGATAAACATTTTAGCTCCAATATAGTAGTCTCTAATCTCTCCCTTTTTATTAGTAATTTTTGTTTCCAAAGATAATTCCTGGCCTTCAAGGCATTTCTTGAACTGTTTAAAATTATCTTCTTTGTGACCTTCAACAACAAAATCAAAGACTTTTTTCCCAGATAATTCTTCCGCAGAATATCCAAGTCGGGTTACTAGGTTTTCATTCCATCGAATCATTTCACCTTTATCATTGAGTACAAAAAATGCCCCGGGAATACTTCCGAGTGCATCTTTGATAAATTTTTTATTTCTGACCAGGTCTTGTTCTATTTCTTTTCTGCGACTGATATCCCGAATATTGACAATTGCACGAAGCTTTCCCGAATCGGTCCGATAGGCACTGGAAGATATTTCCGCAGGTATTTTATGTCCCTTTTTATGAATCAGGTCCGTTTCAATCTGGTACTTACCGGTTTTTTTTCGTGTGGCAAGTGCTTCCTGGTATACAGGATCTTCTATATCCATGATATCTTCCCGGGAACATTCGACGAGATCCTCATGATCTCGCCCAAGAATATTTTCAGCGGCAGGATTGGCGTCAAGGATTTGCCCTTTGGTATCCGTAATAAGAATACCGTCAAGGCTTTGTTCAAATTGAATCTGGTAGCGACTTTTATTTTCTTCGATTTGCTGCTTGGCTTTGATAGAGTCCGTAACCTCATCGTGGACCATAAGGAATTGCCCATTTTTGTCCAGTGGACGAAAGGTACATTTAAACCAATGATCATGGTCGGGTGTTTGGATAGGGTAGGTAAGTTTGTATTCTTTTTTTTCACCCCGCAACACTTTCTTTAATCCTATGATAAACTTCAAGGCATAGTCATTGCCCAGCTCCGCCGGTTTCTGTAGCATGGAAAAGAAATTTTCATCAGTGTCAGGACGTTTAATCTGCGCCTGGCTATCATCAAATTCTTCCCACGGCCTATTAGTTTGGATGATAGTACCTTCATAATCCATAGTTGCAATATGGGCACTTAGACTGTCTATTAAGCTTTTTTCAATCTTAGAGCTTGTAGAATTATTTGAAAGCATATTTGATCAATTGATAATAAATATTAGATCTTATGATCATCAATTTTGGCCTCTTTGGTAAGACGTTAAAAGCCTAATTTATTTATCATCTTAAATACCTATTCTTTGTAGGTGTTTTTCACATTGATATGTTGATTTCCTTTTGAAGTAATTTTGACTGCTTTCTGTAGACGATACTCAGAAACACCCAGTTGGATATCACTCAGCGCTCCCGCCTTTAATAAAGGTTTTGTGAACAGTTCCCGGCCGAATACATGGAGTACAGCCAATGGGAAGTAATTATTCTAATCAATTCTTTGCCGGGAATAGAATAATCGGCTAAATTACTTATAATTACATTGTAAGTTCCTGAGAGATGCTTTTTCAGTGGGAAACCTATAAGATGAAATTTTGGTAATCTGTCAGTTTTTTGCAGAAGACAACATATCTTCAACTGTAGCTGTGAGTTGAGAATTTTTACCCTGAAGTAGAATTTGCATTGATTGCACCCGGATTCTTTCTTTCTCAATCTATGGCTTTTTGTATAGGAATAATATGGCAGATAACGCCTATTTTGCCATGGGTGAAAACACCTAAGCGGTAAAGAGGGTTATTAGTTTAGGTCGACTAATTCATGCTTGATGGCGTAGGTGACCAAACCGGCGGTGTTCTGCGCTCCTGTTTTTTGGAGTAAGTTCCGGCGGTGGGCATCAACAGTGCGGGGACTGATATACAGTTTTTCAGCTATTTCGGCATTGGTATGTTCTTGAACGATGAGTTCCAACACCTCTTTTTCTCTATCAGTAAGTTGTGCAGGATCTCCTGATTTTTTTTGGGTCGGACTTTTTACAAGATCCATCATAACGCTTCGGGTGGCATCATCGCTGAAATAGTGTTTGCCATCTAATATCGCAGTGATCGCATCAATGAGCACACTTCGATTCGAGTTTTTAAGTATATAGCCCGAGGCTCCCGCCTTTATCATCTGACGAATATGTTGTTCTTCATCCAGCATGGTAAGGGCCAGAATTTTAATCTCCGGGTGTGCCTCCTTGATTTGGCGGGTGGCTTCTATGCCATTCATATCAGGCATAGAAATATCCATAATAATAAAATCGATCTCTTCTTCTCGTTCAGTACAAATATCAACCGCCTCCTGACCATTTTGAGCCTCTGCAATTATCTCAAAACCTATTTCATCTTCCAAAAGGGCGCAAATACCATCTCGTACAATATCATGGTCGTCAACAAGTAGTATATTAATTTTGGCCATGGCCATTCCATTACTTTAGCAGGGATTGGAGGTGTGGAATAGTGATGGTTGTTGTCATTCCCTTTCCTGGCTGTGAATTAATATCAAAAGTACCCTGTAAGTTAGAAACTCTTGTCTTTATGCTGCGAAGCCCCAGTCCCTTATTACTATGTTCCTCTTCTAGCTGTACTCCTCTGCCATCATCTTCAACAATAAGTTTAATCGAATTACGGTTGACTTGCAACTCTATAGAAATTGTGGAACAATCGGCATGACGTACGGCATTGGAAACAAGTTCCTGAATAATACGGAATATATTTATTTCAGCCTGATCCTTTAAGTTCAGTTCCTCTTTGTTATAGTCAAAATGGAAAGCTATATCCGTACTTTTTTGAAGATTTTGGACCAGGTTTTTTACGGCTGTAATCAGTCCATAGTCTGCAATGGCTTTGGGCATCAGGTTATAAGCAATACTGCGAGTTTCAGAAACGGCATTTTTGAGAAGTGAGAGTCCGGTGTTCAATTGATTTTGTCGTTTTTGGGGCAGCTTGTCAATATCGGACTTTACGGACTCAAAATTCATACTGGCCGCAACAAGGTATTGTCCCAACCCGTCGTGCAGTTCATGGGCAATACGTTTGCGTTCTTGATTTTCACCTTCGATGACGGAGTCTATAATTTTTTGTTGCATGTGCTTTTGTTCGGTAATGTCGTGTATAAGCGCAAGCCTATAGGTTTTATCTTTGTACTGTACATTTGTTGCAGTCACTTCAACATGTATTAGGCTTTCATCTTTAGTAAGATGTCTCCATTCTCCAGTGTATGTTTTTTTGCTCCAGTGTTTATCAACAGCATTTTTTAGTTTTTCTATATCCTCGGGCGGTCGGATATCAGCTAATGTCATATTTAAAAATTCTTTTTCCGAATACCCGTAGTGCTTGATAGCTGCCTGGTTCACTTCCACAAATTCCAGTGTATCAGGATTATAAATCCACATTGGTTGCGGATTTTTTTCAAAAATATGACGGTATTTTTCCTCAGATTCACGGAGTCGTTGTTCAAGTTTTTTCTGCTGTGTAACATCTATGACGGTTGAAATCATTAGGTTTTGTTCATACAAGGGGATGGCTTTATTATTAACAATTTTTGTTTCTCCATCCTGTGTTGTAATGGAAATATTAGACCATTCCATCGCTTCGGGATCACCGCTTTCCATATCTTTCATGACTTGTTGTCTTATTCTGGAACGGTAATCTTCTTCGGGATAGACATGTTCAAAAAAGCTGTCTACGTCTTTGAGTATTTCTCTTGGCCATCCATAAATTTGACAAAAACGTTTATTCATAAGAGTAACTTGCCCGTCATCTATTGTATTAACAGCTACACCTATAGGTAGATTTTCGAGCGTGGTTTCAATAAAGGTATTTCGCTGCTTAAGTTTTTGTTCAGAATTCTTACGATCGGTTATGTCCTGTACAATACCCAACAATTTAATAACTTCACCCTTGTCATTTTCTTTGGATATTATTTTTGCCCGGACAAATTTCTTATTTCCCTTATCAGTTTTTAATCGCAGATCAATATCACTGGATTCTTTCTTCTCTATGGCTGCTTCTATGGCCTTGTTGTGTTTTTTGCTGTATGCCCCGTAATAATTTGTTTGGATTTCCTCATAGGAGGGAGGCCCCAATTTTGAATCGCGTTCAAAGATCTCAAACATCGTTGGGGACCAATTAATTTTCTCGGTTTTTGGGTTGAATTCCCAGTCACCAATTTGGCCAATCTTCTGAGATCGTATTAAGCGTTCTTGGCGCCGTTTAAGTTCCAGTTCGTTTTTCTTTTGATCAGTGATGTCCCTAACCAAGCTTACTACCTTGTCAACTTCTCCTTCTTCATCATAAACCAGTGTAACCGTATGACCAGAATAGAAGGTACTTCCATCTTTGCGCTGCATAACAAACTCCGTCTGGAAAAACCCTTTTTCTTCAAGTTCGGCTGCGCCCATTTCATTAAATTCTTCAAACTTTTCCTTACTGACATGAAGGATTCGGGTGGAGTTTCCTTCGAGCTCTTCTTTGGTGTATCCGAATAGCTCTTCGGTGCTTTTGTTGCAGTTGATAATGGTACGACTTTCGTAATCCAGAATAATCAGGCTGGATTTCAGGCTTTCAAATATTTTTCTGAGCAGTTTCTGAGACTCGCGGATCTTTGCCTGCGACGCTTTAATCTCACTCATGTCAATCCCGATACCTACTGACGTATCATCCGTTAGGCGGACATTAGTCCAAGAGATCGGAATTTCTTCTCTGGATTTAGTGGTTATGTTAAATTCTTTCCATCCAACACCGGGACTGTTCATGAAATCGACAACCTTTTCACGAATCTCCTTATCGGGATAGCAGGCCTCCATCAAGTTGATGCTTTTCTGTTCAATCTCTTCATTCGACCAACCAATTACTTTCTCGAACTCTTTATTTACTTCAAATGCCTCCAGGTCGGGATCGTAAATGGTGATCAGAACTGGAATACGCTCAAAGAGGATATCGTTGAGTTCTTTTTCCGTTTTAAGTTCTTCAACCAGTTTGAGTAATTCATTTTTGCTGGCAAGGGTTTGACGTTCGTGTAGTTTTAGTAGCCAGAAAAGACCAAGAGCAGTAATGATTACATAGAACCATCCTTTGTAGGTTTGTAATATTGAAAGTGTGTGAGTATCGCTCGCTAGTGATTCAAGAAGTTGATCGGTAAAGGCAATCCAGAGACCAGCAACAACAAGGTAAATAATCGTAATATTAAGAGGGGAAAGTGTTATGATTTGGTCATTATTTGCCATAACTCCAAAAGTTACATCTTAAATAAACTATCCTAACAGATTAACAGTGTAAGAGATATTTTGCTAAGATTGTAGGGCAATTTGTTGTGGGCTGGGTAATACAGGGTAGCTTGCAGAAAAATGGCTGATAAAATAAAAAGGCGACCGTTGTGGGTCGCCTTGTAGCTTATGGTAATATGGAATTCAAACTATTTCTGCTTCCGTGTCGATAGGCCAAACGGCATATACAGAGGACAAGTGCTTATTAAGCTAGTAAGCAGAAAGATGACAGCTAAAGCCCCCAGAATTATAGCAGTAGTTCCTGAAATGAGATTCAGAAAATAAAGAATACCTACTAAGATGGCGAGCATAGTTCGAACTAGGCGGTCGATAGTTCCCATGTTCTTTTTCATGATATACACCTTTTTTGTTGGGATGATTGCAACAGTTAATTGTTATCTCTAAAAACTGGTATTATTTCTTTAAATGGCAATTCGTCTTTTTTATTGGAATTTGAAGTTTGTCTTTCAGCCATAAGTTCAAATACCATTCTATCGTTTCGATAGTATCTTTTCTGATAATAAACTGGTTTATCTCCAATAGTATAGGAGATGCGATTCATTAATAATAATGGGGTTTGTGAATCAACTTTTAAGTGTTTAGCTAATCTATCACCAGCCATCGAAGCTTCAATGCGATAGCATCCTTTTTTGATCGGAATTTCAAATTCATCTTCGAGGATAGAAAATATAGTGGTTTTTTCCAGGTCATAACCTTCAATAAGCTGACCATAAAAAATGGGCATCCATGTAACATCATAGGCAATGGGCTCTCCGTCACCCAGTCGAACACGTTCCAATTGAATGGCAATAGTTTTGTTACCAATATCCAGGTATGAAAGCAGATCTTTGCGATCACTGATATCAGCTTGGTGAAAGGAAATAAGTTTCGAGCTTGCTTTCATTCCCGTTCCCGCCAACTCTTCAGTAAAGTCATTCAGAATCGAAAAGGATTGATGCGTTCGTTGATCAGTTACGAACGACCCCAGTCCTTGGCAGCGATAAATCAGCTGTTCATTTTCAAGTGTTTGTAGAGCACGACGTACCGTCACGCGGCTTACATCAAACTTTTTACTGAGTTCATTTTCTGAAGGGAGCTTCTCGTCGGATGTTAGCGCCCCACTTTCAATCTCCTTCTTCAGCCAGTCGCTTATCTGTTTATGTAAGGGAATACCTTCTTTTAAATCCATTTTTTTAATCGTCTTTGATAATTCAATTAAAGATAAATAAAAAAACGAATAAAAGAAATACCTGTAATAACAAGTTATTTCAGTTGTATTCTCCTTATAAATTCCATTTAAAAGCTTTTAACTATACTTAATGGGCTTATAGAATAAATATATCAACTCCATTGAATATATGTATTTACTTGTATTGACAAGTTTAATTTCTGTGTCTATATTCATGGAAGATAAATAACCAACCAAACCAACAGAAGTTATGAAATATTTTTATTCAGCAACTACAGATAAATCATTTGATGAAGCTATTGATACCGTAGCAAACTTATTGAAAGAAGAAGGTTTTGGCGTCCTTACAGAAATTGATGTTAAAGAAACGCTTAAGAAAAAGCTGGACATAGATTTTAAAAAGTATAGAATTTTGGGCGCCTGTAATCCACATTTTGCCCATAAGGCACTTAGGTCTGAGGATAAAATAGGAGTGATGCTCCCATGCAATGTAATTATTGAGGAACATGAAAGTGGACAAGTGGAAGTTTCTGCCGTAAATCCGGTTGCTTCAATGCAAGCGGTTGAGAATGAGGAGCTGCATCCCATTGCCGATGAAGTGCGATCACGATTGGAGAAAGTGATCAATCAGCTGTAAAAGAAAATCTGATGGAAATTATCAAACAGGATAGAATACAATGCGAATTATTGACAAAGTAACTGACAAAATATTAGTGCTGTTGGCTGGCGTGATGCTGATTTCCTTCCAGCCAGTGTTGGCTCAATTTAATGCCACGGATACGACAAGCGTTCGGGAGATAAGTCTTCAAGAGGCACTTGCTATTACTGAAGAGACCAGTTTTGAAATACGCATGGCCGAGGCGGATATAGCAAGGATCCGATCGCAATATCGGCAGACCAACGCTGCCTTTTTACCACAGTTATCCATTGAAGAAACCGGTATTTCAACAAACGATCCTCTGAATGTATTCGGTTTTAGATTAAAACAGGAAGCGGTAACACAAGCGGATTTTAATCCTTCAAGATTAAACGGTCCTGATACCTATGATAACTTTACTACTAAATTTGAGCTACGTCAACCACTTCTTAATGTGGATGCGCTTTTCCAACGCAGTGCGGTAAAAGAACAGTTGGAAGCAACCAAAGAGAAACTGGAGGGAACCCTTGAATATACGCGTTATCAGGTAAAAGATACCTACTATCAATTACAACTGATGCATAACAGATTGTCAGTTATTGTTCAATCTCTTGAAACAGCGCAGGAAAATGAACGACAGGCTAAAAATCTTTATGAGCAGGATATGATCAATAAAGCTGATTATCTGGCTGCCAATGTCCGCGTTCTTGAGCTGGAAAGTCAACAGTCAAAAGTGGAAAATCAGCTACAGACAGTTCAGGATAACTTGCGGTATTTGTTGAATATGGATGAGGTGGTCACCCTTGTACCTACAGATAGCCTGCAGATGCGTCCCGGATTATCTGATGAGAGGATTGATTCTGAAAAAGCTGTAAATGCCGAGGTGCGAGCAATGGGACACCGTGTTTCTGCGGCCAAGCAGATGTTTAAGGCATCGAAATTTAATTTTGTGCCGACCATTAATCTTTTCGGTAGCTATGAGTTTAATGATGAGGTTCCCTTTGGCACCAAGGGAGAAAGTTATATGATTGGTGCTACGCTGAAATGGAACTTGTTCAGTGGCTTCAGCAACGTGGGAAAAGTGATGGAGTCAAAAGCGGAACTGAAGAAAGCCGAGCTGGCGTATGAGAGTAAAGTTTTTAGAAATAAGCTTGAAATCCAGCAGGCAAAGCGTTCACTGGATCAGGCTGAGATACAGCTTGACTTTGCGGAATCATCAGTAGAGCAGGCCGCCGAAGATTATCGCATCCGAAACAACCGATATGACCAAGGAATGGAGAAAACTACGGATCTGCTATCTTCTGAGACAAAACTCCAGGAAGCCAAATTTCAGAGATTAAATGCTCTCTATCAATATAATTTAAGTGTGGCAACACTCGAGTTGCTGCTTGAGCACGAAATGCCTTACTAATTTTCCTAAAAGATTTTAATAACAAAACAAACAAAACAATGAAACAGAGAATCATGAACATATCAGGAAGACTATTATCTGCACTTGCAGTGCTAATGTTGGTGGCAAGCTCTTGCAGCTCTTCTGACAATGAGCAGCCCGCTCAAGATCAGCCCATAACGGTAGGTACTCAAACTGCAGAATACGTTCAGGGAATAGCATCACACAGCTTTTCTGGGGCAGTAAGTAGTGACCGCACGGTCAACATGAGTACCAAAGTGATGGGACGTATCACACAGCTTGATCTTGAAGAAGGGGATTACGTCAGCAAAGGTGACGTGCTGGTTCGGATTAAGGATGACAATTTGCAAGCACAGAAGAATCAGGTTGAATCAAGCCTGCTGGAAGCTAAAGCGGCGCTGCAAAATATTGAGACCAATCATACCCGCATTAAGAGTTTGCATGAGCAGGAAAGCGCAACTCAAAAGGAGCTGGATGATATATCCACGCAGTACGAGATGGCCAAGGCCAAAGTAAAAATCTTGGAGAGCAAGCTTCGGGAAGTGGAAGATATGCTCGATTATACAAGGTTAACGGCTCCTTTTAACGGATATGTGGTATCAAAAATGGCTACCGAAGGAGATATGGCCGCACCAGGGCAGCCCATTATTACGCTTGATCAGGAAAGCATCATGAAAGTGAATATCACGGTTCCTGAGAGCAATATTTCGCTGTTCAATTATGAAGATACTGTTTCGGTGGATATCAAGGCTGCTGGTTATAACGATGGTATTGGAGTAGTTAAAAACATTAATCAGGCTGGTAACCGTGGTAGTCGGCAGTTTGCTGTTGAAGTGATGCTACCTGAACTGGAAAAGAATTCAGGTGTAAAATCGGGGATGTTTGCCCAGGTTGGACTGGTAACGGAGAGCGATCGTTCGATCATGGTGCCGAAGTCTGCCATTATTGAGCGCGGACAGCTGACTGGCTTATATACGCTGAATGATAATTCTGAAATTGTGCTTCGCTGGGTTCGTCTTGGCGATGAAAGTGCTGATGGGGTAGAGATCTTATCGGGCTTGTCGGAAGGTGAATCGTATGTAGCTTCAGTTGATCAACCGCTACGTGAAGGACGAAAAGTAAGTACGCAGTAAATAGAAACTATTTAGATATATCATTATGAAGACTGGAATTGCAGGAAAAGTTGCACAAGGGTTCATCGACTCAAAATTGACCCCTTTGTTGATGATCGTGTTCCTTGCGCTCGGATTTTACGGGACCTATTTAACCCCCAGGGAGGAGGAACCACAAATTGATGTACCGATGGCCGATATTTTTGTCGGCTATCCCGGAGCTACACCTGAGGAGGTGGAAAAGAATATTGCGATCCCTCTGGAGAAAGTACTCTCAAATATTGAAGGCGTTGAATATGTGTATTCTACTTCT encodes:
- a CDS encoding glycerophosphodiester phosphodiesterase family protein, yielding MKKYLSQIFHTRHSRSAWRSLIHLWKPMAIWTLFVWAIVAIILAPVSSAVLGLQFFRSGNLIVGNEDLLSWLLSPVGLGYILLAAALSLTAWVIRFAGLSQIVTDDIHGKKVSSRDIIIRISSKIHLLFRLCLTIVTAGLLFALPLLAGLGFIYEYYLNTYDINYYLSETPLEWHLALLTSTAWFVIWLLGAMYCIARSILTLPTYLHSQKSVRESFIYAWNLDFKQSKSNLKIILVITGIWLFVGLTAAGIFFVLSTGVINWMSHYIQSVRFIALSTGIYVIGSLMLDALISFLGFSHVSILITKLYYQEVGISTKAPSSRPKLKKLTSFLGNALRPKILVSIIAVAILSSVVLSGYMITEISKSTSDSDIKVIAHRAGPPPAPENTLQALDLTFQTDAEYAEIDVQLSNDSVVVVAHDLDLMRMANNPAQISETNFNELQNILDKKGRAKINTLDDFLEAAQGQIKLMIELKQNNTALISRTVKKLRQKEMIDGTIILSLNLESLRKVQDIAPEVATGYISAFTLGDISQLPVGLLAINQRSISKQLINQAQNRNLEVYAWTVNEVPGMAHMIEYGVDGIITDNPKLAIQVRREMQELTVTERLLLQFQQLVVVERE
- a CDS encoding PAS domain-containing sensor histidine kinase is translated as MLSNNSTSSKIEKSLIDSLSAHIATMDYEGTIIQTNRPWEEFDDSQAQIKRPDTDENFFSMLQKPAELGNDYALKFIIGLKKVLRGEKKEYKLTYPIQTPDHDHWFKCTFRPLDKNGQFLMVHDEVTDSIKAKQQIEENKSRYQIQFEQSLDGILITDTKGQILDANPAAENILGRDHEDLVECSREDIMDIEDPVYQEALATRKKTGKYQIETDLIHKKGHKIPAEISSSAYRTDSGKLRAIVNIRDISRRKEIEQDLVRNKKFIKDALGSIPGAFFVLNDKGEMIRWNENLVTRLGYSAEELSGKKVFDFVVEGHKEDNFKQFKKCLEGQELSLETKITNKKGEIRDYYIGAKMFIQDGDKYVSGAALDVTEEKNIERENRRNQLMLEQLFQNAPVGIAIVDNENKIKQINKSFETIFGYRKKEIEQKDINTLLAPHHKKAEAEAMSSATQNGRTFQKESLRLRKDGQEVPVLIGNVPVEFQEEIIATYGIYVDISQQRQYRQKIEEALNEKMLLLSELHHRVKNNLALINSLVELQVYESDNEHLKKKLSDTQDRILTIASIHEVLYQSGDLNNIPFNKFIKKLFDTPAFKQKLDNHNITVNVDKTDLSLNINQAIPCGLLLNELFGLIFETTNVNNRKELDIIFRQYGKQVHVILEGDNIIESQVAVKKQKTLHNLLLETLVEQLNGTFLWPNTDSDYQKFECIFTQKNNYGPPNGLVGTAFN
- a CDS encoding response regulator codes for the protein MAKINILLVDDHDIVRDGICALLEDEIGFEIIAEAQNGQEAVDICTEREEEIDFIIMDISMPDMNGIEATRQIKEAHPEIKILALTMLDEEQHIRQMIKAGASGYILKNSNRSVLIDAITAILDGKHYFSDDATRSVMMDLVKSPTQKKSGDPAQLTDREKEVLELIVQEHTNAEIAEKLYISPRTVDAHRRNLLQKTGAQNTAGLVTYAIKHELVDLN
- a CDS encoding PAS domain S-box protein produces the protein MANNDQIITLSPLNITIIYLVVAGLWIAFTDQLLESLASDTHTLSILQTYKGWFYVIITALGLFWLLKLHERQTLASKNELLKLVEELKTEKELNDILFERIPVLITIYDPDLEAFEVNKEFEKVIGWSNEEIEQKSINLMEACYPDKEIREKVVDFMNSPGVGWKEFNITTKSREEIPISWTNVRLTDDTSVGIGIDMSEIKASQAKIRESQKLLRKIFESLKSSLIILDYESRTIINCNKSTEELFGYTKEELEGNSTRILHVSKEKFEEFNEMGAAELEEKGFFQTEFVMQRKDGSTFYSGHTVTLVYDEEGEVDKVVSLVRDITDQKKNELELKRRQERLIRSQKIGQIGDWEFNPKTEKINWSPTMFEIFERDSKLGPPSYEEIQTNYYGAYSKKHNKAIEAAIEKKESSDIDLRLKTDKGNKKFVRAKIISKENDKGEVIKLLGIVQDITDRKNSEQKLKQRNTFIETTLENLPIGVAVNTIDDGQVTLMNKRFCQIYGWPREILKDVDSFFEHVYPEEDYRSRIRQQVMKDMESGDPEAMEWSNISITTQDGETKIVNNKAIPLYEQNLMISTVIDVTQQKKLEQRLRESEEKYRHIFEKNPQPMWIYNPDTLEFVEVNQAAIKHYGYSEKEFLNMTLADIRPPEDIEKLKNAVDKHWSKKTYTGEWRHLTKDESLIHVEVTATNVQYKDKTYRLALIHDITEQKHMQQKIIDSVIEGENQERKRIAHELHDGLGQYLVAASMNFESVKSDIDKLPQKRQNQLNTGLSLLKNAVSETRSIAYNLMPKAIADYGLITAVKNLVQNLQKSTDIAFHFDYNKEELNLKDQAEINIFRIIQELVSNAVRHADCSTISIELQVNRNSIKLIVEDDGRGVQLEEEHSNKGLGLRSIKTRVSNLQGTFDINSQPGKGMTTTITIPHLQSLLK
- a CDS encoding DUF2892 domain-containing protein; its protein translation is MKKNMGTIDRLVRTMLAILVGILYFLNLISGTTAIILGALAVIFLLTSLISTCPLYMPFGLSTRKQK
- a CDS encoding GntR family transcriptional regulator, which produces MDLKEGIPLHKQISDWLKKEIESGALTSDEKLPSENELSKKFDVSRVTVRRALQTLENEQLIYRCQGLGSFVTDQRTHQSFSILNDFTEELAGTGMKASSKLISFHQADISDRKDLLSYLDIGNKTIAIQLERVRLGDGEPIAYDVTWMPIFYGQLIEGYDLEKTTIFSILEDEFEIPIKKGCYRIEASMAGDRLAKHLKVDSQTPLLLMNRISYTIGDKPVYYQKRYYRNDRMVFELMAERQTSNSNKKDELPFKEIIPVFRDNN
- a CDS encoding DUF302 domain-containing protein: MKYFYSATTDKSFDEAIDTVANLLKEEGFGVLTEIDVKETLKKKLDIDFKKYRILGACNPHFAHKALRSEDKIGVMLPCNVIIEEHESGQVEVSAVNPVASMQAVENEELHPIADEVRSRLEKVINQL